A genomic window from Salvelinus namaycush isolate Seneca chromosome 21, SaNama_1.0, whole genome shotgun sequence includes:
- the LOC120065787 gene encoding tetratricopeptide repeat protein 23-like isoform X2 — MDDTGESMMMTPEEKLTQYDSRAQAFADTQQFDACIQDLVRCVALTRLVYGDGQLKLAQAHVRLAKAYLQFKGWAVQAQEHSARASELLPFCTPNSTSREDRVHILTCLLNIYLTQGGATLLLAKYPLPTLFL, encoded by the exons ATGGATGACACGGGAGAGTCGATGATGATGACTCCTGAGGAAAAACTTACCCAGTATGATAGCAGGGCCCAAGCCTTTGCAGACACTCAACAG TTTGATGCTTGTATCCAGGACCTTGTCCGCTGTGTGGCTCTTACAAGACTGGTGTATGGAGATGGGCAACTGAAACTAGCCCAAGCCCATGTCAGACTGGCTAAAGCATACCTACAGTTTAAAG GCTGGGCAGTGCAGGCCCAGGAGCACTCAGCCAGAGCCAGTGAACTGCTCCCCTTCTGCACCCCCAACTCCACCAGCCGGGAGGACAGGGTCCACATTCTCACCTGTCTCCTCAACATATACCTAACACAGGGAGGCGCCACTCTGCTGCTGGCAAAATATCCTTTACCCACATTGTTTCTGTGA
- the LOC120065787 gene encoding tetratricopeptide repeat protein 23-like isoform X1 has protein sequence MNDNFTMTNTRSKPGLGLVEGGESDKGLASVSQRGMDDTGESMMMTPEEKLTQYDSRAQAFADTQQFDACIQDLVRCVALTRLVYGDGQLKLAQAHVRLAKAYLQFKGWAVQAQEHSARASELLPFCTPNSTSREDRVHILTCLLNIYLTQGGATLLLAKYPLPTLFL, from the exons ATGAATGATAATTTTACAATGACAAACACACGCTCCAAACCAGGACTTGGATTAGTTGAAGGTGGAGAATC TGATAAAGGACTGGCAAGTGTCTCTCAGAGAGGAATGGATGACACGGGAGAGTCGATGATGATGACTCCTGAGGAAAAACTTACCCAGTATGATAGCAGGGCCCAAGCCTTTGCAGACACTCAACAG TTTGATGCTTGTATCCAGGACCTTGTCCGCTGTGTGGCTCTTACAAGACTGGTGTATGGAGATGGGCAACTGAAACTAGCCCAAGCCCATGTCAGACTGGCTAAAGCATACCTACAGTTTAAAG GCTGGGCAGTGCAGGCCCAGGAGCACTCAGCCAGAGCCAGTGAACTGCTCCCCTTCTGCACCCCCAACTCCACCAGCCGGGAGGACAGGGTCCACATTCTCACCTGTCTCCTCAACATATACCTAACACAGGGAGGCGCCACTCTGCTGCTGGCAAAATATCCTTTACCCACATTGTTTCTGTGA